The genomic segment AGCGGGTTGTGCGGGTCGGGCGAGAGGCACACGTCCGCGGTGGACAGATAGCGCACCAGGTCGGCGTCGGGTATGCGGCCGGTGAACTCCACCTGGTCGGAGAGCCCGAGCTCCCGGGACAGCTCCACCATCGCGTCGAAGGCGTCGCCCGCGCCGACGAACACCGCGTGCCAGTCGGTCCTGCCGAGCTCGTCGCGGAGTTTCGCGAGGGCCCGCAGGGCGTAGTCGACGCCGTCCTGCGGCCCCATGACGCCGAGGTAGCAGAGCAGATGGGGTTTGCCGTTCTTCAGCTCCGGCTCGGCGGGCACCGGTCGGAACCGGTCGACCTGGGGCGCGCTGCGCACCACGAAGACGTCCTCAGGCCGCTTGCCGCCGCGGCGCACCGCGACGTCCCGGTAGCTCTCGTTGGTGGCGAGCACGACGTCGGCGGCGCGGTAGGTCATGCGTTCCAGCGCGCACACGCCCCGGTAGAGGAGGTCCTCGCCGCGGTCGAACCGGGAGAGGTACAGCTCCGGTACCAGGTCGTGCTGGTCGAAGACGAACTGCGCGCCGCGCCGGGTCAGCCACCGGACCGGCAGGAACAGCAGGTCCGGCGGGTTGCAGGCGTGGACCACGTGGACCGGGCCGACCTTGCGGATCAGCCGTGCCGTGTGCCACAGCGCCGATCCGTACTCCCGCAGATAGCCCGCGGGACCACCGGTGGCGGCGCGCAACGGGTAGCGGTGGATCCGCACCCCGTCGATCTCCGCCTCCGGTTCGGTGTCCCGTTTGGTGCCTTGGGGACAGATGACGTGCACCGTCCACCCCGCG from the Streptomyces venezuelae genome contains:
- a CDS encoding glycosyltransferase family 4 protein, giving the protein MLGNAIRDDRPRRRALILVENLSVPFDRRVWQECTTLRDAGWTVHVICPQGTKRDTEPEAEIDGVRIHRYPLRAATGGPAGYLREYGSALWHTARLIRKVGPVHVVHACNPPDLLFLPVRWLTRRGAQFVFDQHDLVPELYLSRFDRGEDLLYRGVCALERMTYRAADVVLATNESYRDVAVRRGGKRPEDVFVVRSAPQVDRFRPVPAEPELKNGKPHLLCYLGVMGPQDGVDYALRALAKLRDELGRTDWHAVFVGAGDAFDAMVELSRELGLSDQVEFTGRIPDADLVRYLSTADVCLSPDPHNPLNDVSTMNKVLEYMAMGKPIVSFDLREARVSADDAAVYAPANDEAQFAKLITELLDDPEKRARMGTAGQERITGRLSWQNSQKQLLAAYDAACRGRTATQRAAPGRLGRRRHR